Proteins encoded in a region of the Candidatus Brocadiaceae bacterium genome:
- a CDS encoding outer membrane lipoprotein carrier protein LolA: MSARQRVRMLLALALLLAAAGTTTRADDAPAPPEAPPPAARPEIPPELRDVLNHLDEASAGVTDVRAAVTYTRLIPLLEDKRRSRGDLVFKKPDKLVLDLKRPHNEEVRTDGHTWWVVSHNERQVQVYETTEEGRDGREAAFLAFGYGRSSEQILEDYDIELLEVRRPAEGKTGETVYRLRFTPLERPDQPARYASIEAEIADGLWLPRRIVLHEPGGEIVHTYDLSKIRLNTDVPDRTFEYRPPASYNVVH, encoded by the coding sequence ATGAGCGCGCGCCAACGTGTACGGATGCTGTTGGCCCTGGCCCTGCTCCTGGCCGCCGCCGGAACCACCACGCGGGCGGACGACGCCCCCGCACCCCCCGAGGCCCCGCCGCCCGCCGCCCGGCCCGAGATACCGCCGGAGCTGCGCGACGTCCTGAACCACCTGGACGAGGCGAGCGCCGGGGTGACCGACGTGCGCGCGGCCGTGACCTACACACGCCTGATCCCTCTGCTGGAGGACAAGCGCCGGTCCCGGGGCGACCTCGTCTTCAAGAAGCCCGACAAGCTCGTGCTGGACCTCAAACGGCCCCACAACGAGGAGGTCCGCACCGACGGCCACACCTGGTGGGTGGTCAGCCACAACGAGAGGCAGGTGCAGGTCTATGAGACGACCGAAGAGGGCCGGGACGGCCGCGAGGCCGCCTTCCTGGCCTTCGGGTACGGCCGCAGTTCCGAGCAGATACTGGAGGACTACGACATCGAACTCCTGGAGGTCCGGCGGCCCGCAGAGGGCAAGACCGGCGAGACGGTCTACCGGCTGCGGTTCACCCCCCTGGAACGGCCCGATCAGCCTGCCCGGTACGCCTCGATCGAGGCGGAGATCGCCGACGGCCTCTGGCTCCCGCGCCGGATCGTGCTCCACGAGCCGGGCGGGGAGATCGTGCACACCTACGACCTGAGCAAGATCCGCCTCAACACGGACGTGCCCGACCGCACGTTCGAATACCGGCCGCCGGCCAGCTACAATGTCGTGCACTGA
- a CDS encoding glycosyltransferase family 4 protein: MADTDARVKKVLLVAPRMQARGTSEYTVNLARELKAAGLEVAVFCGPGRMLTMLEREGIPFRTFPYIEGFGLRCGARRSFLAAIAGFDPQIIHVQGFTVARALHPLRRGRSAALVLTAHWVPARCRRLHRLTRCFHGIIATTQDVREELVNDCGVARGRVRVIPNGIDVARLEEHEVPPIFRNAVPAVGSLGPIEEERGHELFVRAAAIVMRRWPAVQFVIAGEGRELPGLTRLVGALGLDRAVTLARDLTAYEDVLDALDVVVQSSQVDVSGYSILEAMGHGRPVIAFNTGTACEIIEDRRTGLLVPKGEVEALAGAMESLIGNPSMARQMGQNARQAVRDKFDVRTLARQTLDYYTQLLSR; this comes from the coding sequence ATGGCCGACACGGACGCACGCGTCAAGAAGGTGCTGCTGGTGGCTCCGCGCATGCAGGCGCGGGGCACGAGCGAGTACACGGTGAACCTGGCCCGCGAGCTGAAGGCCGCCGGTCTGGAGGTGGCGGTCTTCTGCGGCCCGGGGCGCATGCTGACGATGCTGGAGCGGGAGGGCATCCCGTTCCGGACGTTCCCGTACATCGAGGGGTTCGGTTTGCGCTGCGGGGCACGGCGTTCCTTCCTGGCGGCGATCGCCGGTTTCGACCCGCAGATCATCCACGTGCAGGGGTTCACGGTGGCGCGCGCGCTGCATCCTCTCCGGCGGGGCCGCTCCGCGGCCCTGGTGCTGACGGCGCACTGGGTGCCGGCCCGCTGCCGGCGCCTGCACCGTCTCACCCGGTGCTTCCACGGGATCATCGCCACCACGCAGGACGTGCGCGAGGAACTGGTGAACGACTGCGGGGTGGCGCGGGGCAGGGTGCGCGTCATTCCCAACGGCATCGACGTGGCGCGGCTGGAGGAGCACGAGGTGCCGCCCATCTTCCGCAACGCCGTCCCGGCCGTCGGGTCCCTGGGGCCGATCGAGGAGGAGCGCGGGCACGAGCTGTTCGTGCGCGCGGCCGCCATCGTGATGCGCCGGTGGCCGGCGGTGCAGTTCGTCATCGCCGGCGAGGGGCGGGAGCTGCCCGGCCTGACGAGGCTGGTCGGGGCGCTGGGGCTGGACCGTGCCGTGACGCTGGCGCGCGACCTGACGGCCTACGAGGACGTCCTGGACGCACTGGACGTCGTCGTGCAGAGCAGCCAGGTCGACGTGTCCGGCTACAGCATCCTGGAGGCGATGGGCCACGGCCGGCCCGTGATCGCCTTCAACACGGGCACGGCCTGCGAGATCATCGAGGACCGCCGCACCGGCCTGCTGGTTCCCAAGGGGGAGGTGGAGGCGCTGGCCGGCGCCATGGAGTCGCTGATCGGCAACCCCAGCATGGCCCGGCAGATGGGCCAGAACGCCCGGCAGGCCGTCCGCGACAAGTTCGACGTGCGCACGCTCGCCCGCCAGACGCTCGACTACTACACGCAGCTTCTGAGCCGGTGA
- a CDS encoding HAD family hydrolase: MEHPVKFATVRGVVFDMDGTLIDSALDFRRIRAEAGVPDGRPILEYLETAPGDDRRRVTEVLLRHEREAAEGCTLRDGAADLIEALAARRLKTALLTRNSADSVGIVLERFGLRFDCWLSREHAEPKPSPQPVLKIARLLGLPPAALLMVGDYLFDVQAGKAAGSPTAFVKNHGGIEPPKEADAVIEHLMDLLDMLPERGDAA, encoded by the coding sequence TTGGAACACCCGGTGAAGTTCGCAACGGTACGCGGAGTCGTCTTCGACATGGACGGCACGCTGATCGACTCCGCCCTGGACTTCCGCCGCATTCGCGCGGAGGCCGGTGTGCCGGACGGACGGCCCATCCTGGAATACCTGGAGACCGCCCCCGGCGACGACCGCCGGCGCGTCACCGAGGTCCTGCTGCGGCACGAGCGCGAGGCCGCCGAGGGCTGCACGCTCCGGGACGGCGCGGCCGACCTGATCGAAGCGCTGGCCGCCCGGAGGCTCAAGACGGCCCTGCTGACGCGCAACTCCGCGGATTCGGTCGGGATCGTGCTCGAACGGTTCGGCCTCCGCTTCGACTGCTGGCTCAGCCGCGAGCATGCCGAACCCAAACCTTCGCCCCAGCCGGTGCTCAAGATCGCCCGCCTGCTGGGGCTGCCGCCGGCCGCCCTCCTGATGGTCGGCGACTACCTGTTCGACGTCCAGGCGGGGAAGGCCGCGGGCTCCCCGACCGCATTCGTGAAGAATCACGGCGGCATCGAGCCCCCGAAGGAGGCCGACGCCGTGATCGAGCACCTGATGGACCTGCTCGACATGCTGCCCGAACGAGGGGATGCCGCATGA
- a CDS encoding bifunctional nuclease family protein: protein MVECELIRVILSETQSHQTIVLKEKGGERTMRVAIGPAEAVAIHRAITGERLPRPMTHELLGLVLEALNTRVVRVVINDLRNGTFFGRLILQQDGRTLDVDSRPSDAVALAMQKGAPIFVEDAVLAQAADDYHASDDY from the coding sequence GTGGTCGAATGCGAGTTGATCCGTGTGATCCTGAGCGAGACGCAGAGCCACCAGACCATCGTGCTCAAGGAGAAGGGGGGCGAGCGCACGATGCGTGTGGCCATCGGGCCGGCCGAGGCGGTGGCCATCCACCGCGCGATCACGGGCGAGCGCCTTCCCCGCCCGATGACGCACGAACTCCTCGGCCTGGTGCTGGAGGCGCTGAACACCCGGGTGGTGCGCGTGGTGATCAACGACCTGCGCAACGGGACGTTCTTCGGCCGGCTGATCCTCCAGCAGGATGGACGGACCCTCGACGTCGACAGCCGGCCGAGCGACGCCGTAGCCCTGGCCATGCAGAAGGGCGCGCCGATCTTCGTGGAGGACGCCGTGCTCGCGCAGGCGGCCGACGACTACCACGCGTCCGACGACTACTGA
- a CDS encoding HPr family phosphocarrier protein, with translation MSENNEHCARVGIENPMGFHVRPVQRFAQLARMFRADVTVSVRGRTVPGTSVINLVSLGGRSGDTLTIKACGADARQCVAALKYLAQDGFFVEDYMQERLAADRHVERLHRLASCFDSEIRVRLDDRTADAKQAESLASLPLTPVSTPTFEIRGPDSEQAQAVLEDLVASCFYIEDRMAERGRKVT, from the coding sequence ATGAGCGAGAATAACGAGCATTGTGCCAGGGTCGGCATCGAGAACCCGATGGGGTTCCATGTGCGGCCCGTGCAGCGGTTCGCGCAGCTTGCACGCATGTTCCGGGCCGACGTGACCGTCAGCGTGCGCGGGCGGACGGTTCCCGGCACCAGCGTCATCAACCTGGTGAGCCTGGGCGGCCGCAGCGGCGATACCCTGACGATCAAGGCGTGCGGCGCCGACGCCCGCCAGTGTGTGGCTGCGTTGAAGTACCTGGCCCAGGACGGGTTCTTCGTCGAGGACTACATGCAGGAGCGTCTCGCTGCGGACCGGCACGTGGAGCGTCTCCATCGGCTCGCCTCGTGCTTCGACAGCGAGATCCGTGTGCGGCTGGACGATCGGACTGCCGACGCCAAGCAGGCGGAGAGCCTGGCCTCTCTGCCGCTCACCCCGGTGTCCACCCCCACCTTCGAGATCCGTGGGCCGGACTCCGAACAGGCACAGGCCGTTCTGGAAGACCTGGTGGCCTCGTGTTTCTACATCGAGGATCGGATGGCCGAGCGAGGCCGGAAGGTGACCTGA
- a CDS encoding methylated-DNA--[protein]-cysteine S-methyltransferase, producing the protein MRPLDCPTPCGLIRLHVWNTRLVRAELLDGPAPPGEQGPPPPAAGLRAARRFADALGRAFAGEPAGVALEDLEHGACGPFALRVYTELMAVGFGQLVTYGELAARAGRPRAARAVGQVLKRNPWPIFVPCHRVVAAGRRLGGFGAGRQWKARLLAHEGWSVAGGRVKETYQ; encoded by the coding sequence ATGAGACCCCTGGACTGCCCGACGCCATGCGGGCTCATACGGCTGCACGTGTGGAACACCCGGCTGGTGCGTGCGGAACTGCTGGACGGCCCGGCGCCCCCCGGGGAGCAGGGCCCGCCGCCGCCGGCCGCCGGGCTTCGGGCCGCGCGGCGCTTCGCCGACGCCCTGGGCCGCGCCTTCGCCGGGGAACCCGCGGGGGTGGCCCTGGAGGACCTGGAGCACGGGGCCTGCGGCCCCTTTGCGTTGCGGGTCTATACGGAGCTGATGGCGGTCGGCTTCGGACAACTGGTGACCTACGGCGAGCTGGCCGCACGGGCCGGCCGCCCGCGCGCGGCGCGGGCCGTGGGGCAGGTCCTGAAGCGCAACCCGTGGCCGATCTTCGTGCCCTGCCACCGCGTGGTGGCCGCCGGCCGCCGCCTGGGCGGCTTCGGCGCAGGCCGCCAATGGAAGGCCCGTCTGCTGGCCCACGAGGGCTGGTCGGTCGCAGGCGGCCGAGTGAAGGAGACATACCAGTGA
- the coaD gene encoding pantetheine-phosphate adenylyltransferase, whose product MEGPSAGPRGLVGRRRPSEGDIPVSPREPRTGVYAGSFDPPTCGHMFMIEKGAALFDRLIVAVGVNPNKKCTFALADRLAMLRECTADCANVEIDSFEGRFLVHYAAARQANYILRGVRSEEDYRFEHAMRNVNADLEPGLTTVLLIPPREICEISSSFLKGLVGFEGWERIVRPYVPEPVYRRLLTSDIRWGAHRMGPEGGGD is encoded by the coding sequence ATGGAAGGCCCGTCTGCTGGCCCACGAGGGCTGGTCGGTCGCAGGCGGCCGAGTGAAGGAGACATACCAGTGAGCCCACGCGAGCCCAGGACCGGCGTCTACGCCGGCAGTTTCGATCCCCCGACCTGCGGCCACATGTTCATGATCGAGAAGGGCGCGGCCCTGTTCGATCGCCTGATCGTGGCCGTCGGCGTCAACCCGAACAAGAAGTGCACCTTCGCGCTGGCCGATCGGCTGGCCATGCTCCGCGAGTGCACGGCGGACTGCGCCAACGTGGAGATCGACAGTTTCGAGGGGCGGTTCCTCGTGCACTATGCGGCAGCCCGCCAGGCCAACTACATCCTGCGCGGCGTGCGCAGCGAGGAGGACTACCGGTTCGAGCACGCCATGCGCAACGTCAACGCGGACCTGGAACCGGGCCTGACCACCGTGCTGCTGATTCCGCCCCGGGAGATCTGCGAGATCAGCAGCAGCTTCCTGAAGGGGCTGGTCGGCTTCGAGGGCTGGGAGCGCATCGTTCGACCGTACGTGCCGGAGCCCGTGTACCGGCGGCTGCTGACCAGCGACATCCGCTGGGGCGCCCACCGGATGGGGCCGGAGGGCGGCGGCGACTGA
- the ptsP gene encoding phosphoenolpyruvate--protein phosphotransferase, translating to MQTHRGIPVSPGIAIGPVFLLEAEGVRIPEHFIAEGRQDEEVRRLQKAMDSALEELDRLVRQVSDKAGATIAEIFSAHAAALRDDYFRNEFIDRIRKDRYTAEFAVSRTMRQWRSVFQQDSFLLAKVADLDDLERRLLHSLLGAQREELASLRSEIILVAHDLSPSQTASVDPDMVKGIAIDGGGPTGHTAIIARALGIPAVVGLGSLTGDVGGGDTVIVDGVLGTVIVDPDEATLQFYRERRSEAVRADMTLLEQLRGRRAVTTDGRKFSVMANIEFPREVARACEHGAEGIGLYRTEFLYSGTDRRPTEEEHFAAYMETIRQLDGRPLVIRTVDLGADKFPDVNDIAPERNPSLGRRSVRYCLDHPEVLREQLSAVLRASAHGEVRVMFPLISGLEELLKVKRVLGELQEQFDRDGRDYDRAMKVGIMVEVPSAAVCASMLAEHVDFFSIGTNDLIQYTIAIDRANEHVADMYCPHHPAVLKLIRMTVEAAHRKGIEVGLCGEMASEVVYTMLLLGLGLDHLSVAPPIIVPELKKIVCSVSYEQARRIAEDVMTRSAVNETMDVLMEHNRALLPDLFP from the coding sequence ATGCAGACCCACAGGGGGATACCTGTCAGCCCGGGCATCGCCATCGGTCCCGTCTTCCTGCTCGAGGCGGAGGGCGTGCGCATCCCGGAGCACTTCATCGCCGAGGGCCGCCAGGACGAGGAGGTCCGCCGCCTCCAGAAGGCCATGGACAGTGCCCTGGAGGAACTCGACCGGCTGGTCCGGCAGGTCTCCGACAAGGCGGGGGCCACCATCGCCGAGATCTTCAGCGCCCATGCGGCCGCCCTGCGCGACGACTACTTCCGGAACGAGTTCATCGACCGCATCCGCAAGGACAGGTACACCGCCGAGTTCGCCGTCTCGCGCACCATGCGCCAGTGGCGGAGCGTGTTCCAGCAGGATTCCTTTCTGCTCGCGAAGGTCGCCGATCTGGACGACCTCGAGCGCCGTCTGCTGCACAGCCTGCTGGGCGCCCAGCGCGAGGAACTCGCCTCCCTGCGCAGCGAGATCATCCTGGTGGCCCATGACCTGAGCCCGAGCCAGACCGCCTCGGTCGACCCGGACATGGTCAAGGGCATCGCCATCGACGGCGGCGGGCCCACCGGCCACACGGCCATCATCGCGCGGGCGCTGGGCATCCCGGCCGTGGTCGGCCTGGGGTCGCTCACGGGCGATGTCGGCGGCGGCGACACGGTCATCGTCGACGGCGTGCTCGGCACCGTCATCGTGGACCCCGACGAGGCGACCCTGCAGTTCTACAGGGAACGCCGCTCCGAGGCCGTGCGGGCCGACATGACCCTGCTGGAGCAGCTTCGGGGCCGGCGCGCGGTGACCACCGACGGCCGCAAGTTCAGCGTGATGGCCAACATCGAGTTCCCCCGGGAGGTCGCCCGGGCCTGCGAGCATGGGGCCGAGGGAATCGGCCTCTACCGCACCGAGTTCCTCTACAGCGGCACCGACCGGCGCCCGACCGAGGAGGAGCACTTCGCCGCCTACATGGAGACGATCCGCCAGTTGGACGGCCGGCCGCTCGTGATCCGGACGGTCGACCTGGGCGCCGACAAGTTCCCCGACGTCAACGACATCGCCCCGGAGCGGAATCCCTCGCTCGGCCGCCGGTCCGTGCGCTACTGCCTGGACCACCCGGAGGTTCTGCGCGAGCAGCTCAGCGCCGTCCTGCGGGCCAGCGCCCATGGTGAGGTGCGGGTCATGTTCCCGCTCATCTCCGGCCTGGAGGAGCTCCTGAAGGTCAAGCGGGTGCTGGGCGAACTCCAGGAGCAGTTCGACCGCGACGGGCGCGACTACGACCGGGCCATGAAGGTGGGCATCATGGTCGAGGTGCCGAGCGCCGCCGTCTGCGCCTCCATGCTGGCCGAGCACGTGGACTTCTTCAGCATCGGCACGAACGACCTGATCCAGTACACCATCGCCATCGATCGCGCGAACGAGCACGTGGCGGACATGTACTGCCCGCACCATCCCGCCGTGCTGAAACTGATCCGGATGACGGTCGAGGCGGCGCACCGGAAGGGCATCGAGGTCGGCCTCTGCGGCGAGATGGCCAGCGAGGTCGTCTACACCATGCTGCTGCTGGGCCTGGGTCTGGACCACCTGAGCGTAGCCCCGCCCATCATCGTGCCGGAGCTGAAGAAGATCGTCTGCAGCGTCAGCTACGAGCAGGCCCGCCGGATCGCCGAGGACGTCATGACGCGCTCGGCCGTCAACGAGACGATGGACGTCCTGATGGAGCACAACCGGGCCCTGCTGCCCGACCTGTTCCCCTGA
- a CDS encoding RluA family pseudouridine synthase, with protein sequence MADLPPRRLAPGPSEAGADDVEIRRHEFDIAERHRGRRLDAYMAGRFSEYSRTFIQALIQDGRITVNGARVKPSYNPSPGDHVVALVPMQRHEEVPAEDIPLEILYEDRWLVAVNKPPDLVVHPSKGHQTGTMVNALVHHFDRLSSTYGPLRPGVVHRLDRDTSGVILVIKDDSVHEGIARQFEERSIRKEYVALCEGRFELDGDLVDAPIGRDPCHRERMRVRPSIGRPAQTVYEVLERLGEFTLVVCRPKTGRTHQIRVHMQYVGHPIVADAFYGVRDCLYPSDLTGGEHVPDEEPLLARQALHARRITFTHPKGGERITVEAPLPADMARTVEALRARPCAQ encoded by the coding sequence ATGGCCGACCTCCCCCCTCGCCGCCTCGCCCCCGGCCCGTCCGAGGCCGGGGCCGACGACGTGGAGATCAGGCGCCACGAGTTCGACATCGCCGAACGGCACCGCGGCCGCCGGCTCGACGCCTACATGGCCGGGCGCTTCTCGGAGTACTCTCGCACCTTCATCCAGGCGCTGATACAGGACGGGCGCATCACCGTAAACGGCGCCAGGGTCAAGCCTTCCTACAATCCATCCCCCGGCGACCACGTCGTGGCCCTGGTGCCCATGCAGCGCCATGAGGAGGTGCCCGCCGAGGACATCCCGCTGGAGATCCTCTACGAGGACCGCTGGCTCGTGGCGGTCAACAAGCCGCCGGACCTGGTCGTGCACCCGTCCAAGGGCCATCAGACCGGGACCATGGTCAACGCGCTGGTGCACCATTTCGACCGGCTCAGCAGCACCTACGGGCCCCTGCGCCCGGGCGTGGTGCATCGGCTGGACCGCGACACCAGCGGCGTGATCCTGGTCATCAAGGACGATTCGGTTCACGAGGGCATCGCCCGGCAGTTCGAGGAGCGCAGCATCCGGAAGGAATACGTGGCCCTCTGCGAGGGGCGCTTCGAACTCGACGGCGACCTGGTCGACGCGCCGATCGGGCGCGACCCCTGCCATCGTGAGCGCATGCGCGTGCGCCCGTCGATTGGCCGCCCGGCCCAGACGGTCTACGAGGTGCTGGAACGGCTGGGGGAGTTCACGCTCGTCGTGTGTCGTCCGAAGACGGGGCGCACGCACCAGATACGCGTGCACATGCAGTATGTCGGGCACCCGATCGTGGCCGACGCGTTCTACGGTGTGCGGGACTGCCTGTATCCGTCCGACCTGACCGGCGGCGAGCACGTGCCGGACGAGGAGCCCCTGTTGGCCCGCCAGGCGCTGCACGCGCGGCGCATCACGTTCACGCACCCGAAGGGCGGCGAACGCATCACGGTGGAGGCGCCCCTGCCGGCCGACATGGCGCGCACGGTTGAGGCGCTGCGCGCGCGCCCGTGCGCTCAGTAG